A genomic stretch from Nocardia wallacei includes:
- a CDS encoding cobalamin B12-binding domain-containing protein — MTAPARVLVAKPGLDGHDRGAKIVARTLRDAGFEVVYTGIRQRVEDIVSIALQEDVAVVGLSILSGAHLALTTRVVDALRAAGAADIAVVVGGTIPQADVPKLLECGAAAVFPTSTPLETLVGEIRALTGSAAP, encoded by the coding sequence ATGACCGCGCCCGCCCGCGTGCTGGTGGCCAAGCCCGGGCTCGACGGGCACGACCGCGGCGCCAAGATCGTGGCCCGTACCCTGCGCGATGCCGGATTCGAGGTGGTATACACCGGAATTCGGCAGCGCGTGGAGGACATCGTGTCGATCGCGCTGCAGGAGGACGTGGCCGTGGTGGGCCTGAGCATCCTCTCCGGCGCGCACCTCGCGCTGACCACACGGGTGGTGGACGCGCTGCGCGCCGCCGGGGCCGCCGACATCGCCGTCGTCGTGGGCGGCACCATACCGCAGGCCGATGTGCCGAAGTTGCTGGAATGCGGTGCGGCAGCCGTCTTTCCGACGAGCACCCCGCTGGAGACGCTCGTCGGCGAGATTCGCGCCCTCACCGGGAGCGCCGCGCCGTGA
- a CDS encoding LLM class F420-dependent oxidoreductase: MRIGVMIGPEKGDSARKLDRMLRDIEWAESAGLSTAWIPQIPTDFDALITIAAMGLRTSRIELGTAVVPLQAQHPIALARQALSAQAATGGRLALGVGPSHHWIVRDMLGLPYDKPAAYTRDYLEVLRAGLTGPGSVDVENATFTVHNPLDLGPVGPVPVLVAALGPVMLRIAGEQADGTVLWMADERAISEHVVPKITKAAADAGRRAPRVVAGLPVCLCEPGRVDEARARANRILGEAEVSPNYQRLLEQGDARDIGDLCLAGSETEIAAGLRRYADAGATDISVRLLPIGDNRDELVASKRRTRELIAGLAHELR; the protein is encoded by the coding sequence GTGCGCATCGGAGTGATGATCGGGCCGGAGAAGGGGGACTCCGCGCGCAAGCTGGACCGGATGCTCCGCGATATCGAGTGGGCCGAGTCGGCGGGGCTGTCGACGGCCTGGATCCCGCAGATACCCACCGATTTCGACGCCTTGATCACGATCGCGGCGATGGGGCTGCGCACCTCGCGCATCGAGTTGGGCACCGCCGTGGTGCCGTTGCAGGCGCAACATCCGATAGCACTCGCGCGCCAGGCGCTTTCGGCGCAGGCGGCTACCGGGGGACGGCTGGCGCTGGGCGTCGGGCCCTCCCATCACTGGATCGTCCGCGACATGCTGGGCCTGCCCTACGACAAGCCCGCCGCCTACACCCGCGACTATCTCGAGGTGCTGCGCGCCGGGCTGACCGGTCCGGGGTCGGTGGACGTGGAGAATGCGACGTTCACGGTGCACAATCCGCTCGACCTGGGGCCGGTGGGCCCGGTGCCGGTGCTGGTGGCCGCCCTGGGCCCGGTGATGTTGCGCATCGCGGGGGAGCAGGCCGACGGCACCGTGCTGTGGATGGCCGACGAGCGCGCCATCTCCGAGCACGTGGTCCCGAAGATCACCAAGGCGGCCGCCGACGCGGGCCGTCGGGCGCCGCGGGTGGTCGCCGGACTACCGGTGTGCCTGTGCGAGCCGGGGCGGGTGGACGAGGCGCGGGCGCGAGCGAACCGCATTCTCGGCGAGGCCGAGGTGTCGCCGAACTATCAGCGGCTGCTCGAGCAGGGCGACGCCCGCGACATCGGTGACCTGTGTCTGGCCGGCAGTGAGACCGAGATCGCGGCCGGGCTGCGGCGCTATGCCGACGCGGGCGCCACCGACATCTCGGTGCGGCTGCTGCCGATCGGCGACAACCGCGACGAGCTCGTGGCGTCCAAGCGGCGCACCCGGGAACTGATCGCGGGCTTGGCGCACGAACTGCGTTGA
- a CDS encoding CaiB/BaiF CoA transferase family protein, with protein sequence MPGTDRERHGGTGSGPLAGVRILEVGTMLAGPYATMMLADLGAEVTKLEPAGGDISRKVSDSYFASLNRGKRSIRIELDSEPGRSRLGELVARSHALLVNLKPSAIRRLGLTYDALRRYNERIVCVAITGYGLHGGDDPAFDYVIQAAAGIAALTGDPAGPPTLPGYSSADNSTGLTAALGLLAQIVSGRGGQIDVSLYEVMLSQLNYHAAAYLNDGKRPQRRPFGAHSYYVPAQIFPTAAGFLALFVTHDGFWKTFAAEAGVAGFELMADRVSRRDEVLAAVTTALAADTATRWEARLRPLGIPAAAVRDLPDALDTSPEAVITAGGYRLVGNPIRVAGYEPEYGPPPELGEHGR encoded by the coding sequence ATGCCCGGAACCGATCGGGAGCGGCACGGCGGGACCGGCTCCGGCCCGCTGGCCGGGGTGCGGATACTCGAGGTCGGCACCATGCTGGCCGGGCCGTACGCGACCATGATGCTCGCCGATCTGGGTGCGGAGGTCACCAAGCTGGAACCGGCGGGCGGGGATATCTCCCGCAAGGTGAGCGACAGCTATTTCGCGAGCCTCAATCGCGGCAAGCGCAGCATCCGCATCGAGTTGGACAGCGAGCCGGGGCGATCGCGGCTGGGCGAGTTGGTGGCGCGATCGCATGCGCTGCTGGTGAACTTGAAGCCGTCGGCGATCCGGCGGCTCGGGCTCACCTATGACGCGTTGCGGCGATACAACGAACGGATCGTCTGTGTCGCCATCACCGGCTACGGTCTGCACGGCGGCGACGATCCGGCGTTCGACTACGTGATCCAGGCGGCGGCCGGAATCGCCGCGCTCACCGGCGATCCCGCGGGGCCGCCGACGCTGCCGGGGTACTCGTCGGCGGACAACTCGACCGGGCTCACCGCGGCGCTGGGCCTGCTCGCGCAGATCGTCTCCGGCCGCGGCGGGCAGATCGACGTCTCGCTGTACGAGGTGATGCTCTCGCAGCTGAACTATCACGCCGCCGCCTACCTCAACGACGGCAAGCGGCCGCAGCGGCGTCCCTTCGGCGCGCACTCGTATTACGTTCCCGCCCAGATATTTCCGACTGCCGCAGGGTTTCTGGCGCTGTTCGTCACGCATGACGGCTTCTGGAAGACCTTCGCCGCCGAGGCCGGAGTGGCGGGCTTCGAGCTGATGGCCGATCGGGTGTCGCGTCGCGACGAAGTCCTGGCCGCCGTCACCACCGCCCTCGCCGCCGACACCGCGACCCGCTGGGAAGCCCGCCTGCGCCCCCTCGGCATCCCCGCCGCCGCCGTGCGCGACCTGCCCGACGCCCTCGACACCAGCCCGGAGGCCGTGATCACCGCGGGCGGATACCGCCTGGTAGGCAACCCGATTCGCGTCGCGGGCTACGAACCCGAGTACGGCCCGCCGCCAGAGCTCGGCGAGCACGGACGCTGA
- a CDS encoding ferredoxin--NADP reductase: MARPSMFQSATVTRIVKESVDARTFVLAPHDGPITYRAGQFCTFRVPVDGTALFRSYSMSSAPETDDELMTTVKRVPGGKVSNWMLDNLAEGDVIQMSGAAGRFCLRETEVPLLGFSGGSGITPIMSLTKCALATTARRVRLLCADRDADSMIFETTLAELARQYPGRLEVVRHLDADRGFLDAAAVRAFVADDAHADAYICGPEPFMEMVELAVPGPGLVYSERFGAPPPLPEGETPQQAAAANPPAAEQVSPAEAGTVTIKLNRRKNNVPRKDGETLLESARRAGLAPPFSCEQGNCATCIAKVTEGSATLRQNNALTDDELAEGYVLTCQAVPDTDSITVNYDE; encoded by the coding sequence ATGGCGAGACCCTCGATGTTCCAGTCGGCGACCGTGACCCGGATCGTCAAGGAGAGCGTGGACGCCCGCACGTTCGTGCTCGCCCCGCACGACGGGCCGATCACCTACCGCGCCGGGCAGTTCTGCACCTTCCGGGTGCCCGTGGACGGCACCGCGCTCTTCCGCTCCTATTCCATGTCCAGTGCGCCGGAGACCGACGACGAGCTGATGACGACGGTCAAACGCGTTCCGGGCGGCAAGGTGTCGAACTGGATGCTGGACAACCTCGCCGAGGGCGACGTGATCCAGATGTCCGGTGCGGCGGGCCGGTTCTGCCTGCGCGAGACCGAGGTGCCGCTGCTCGGGTTCAGCGGCGGCAGCGGGATCACTCCGATCATGTCGCTGACCAAGTGCGCCCTGGCCACCACCGCGCGGCGCGTCCGGCTGCTGTGCGCCGACCGCGACGCCGATTCGATGATCTTCGAGACGACCCTGGCCGAGCTGGCGCGGCAGTACCCGGGCCGGCTGGAGGTGGTCCGGCACCTCGACGCGGATCGCGGCTTCCTCGACGCCGCGGCCGTCCGCGCCTTCGTCGCCGACGACGCCCACGCCGACGCCTACATCTGCGGCCCGGAACCGTTCATGGAGATGGTCGAGCTGGCGGTGCCGGGCCCCGGCCTGGTGTACAGCGAGCGCTTCGGCGCACCGCCGCCGCTTCCGGAGGGCGAAACACCCCAGCAGGCCGCCGCCGCGAATCCTCCTGCTGCCGAACAGGTCTCGCCCGCCGAGGCGGGCACCGTGACGATCAAACTGAACCGCAGGAAGAACAACGTCCCTCGCAAGGACGGCGAAACCCTCCTGGAAAGCGCCCGCCGCGCCGGCCTGGCGCCTCCCTTCTCCTGCGAACAGGGCAATTGCGCCACCTGCATAGCCAAGGTCACCGAGGGCAGCGCCACCCTCCGCCAGAACAACGCCCTCACCGACGACGAACTGGCCGAAGGCTACGTCCTCACCTGCCAGGCCGTCCCCGACACCGACTCCATCACGGTGAACTACGACGAGTAG
- a CDS encoding acyl-CoA dehydrogenase family protein: MDVRLTSEQRQLRDAAAKLADDLGPGAVAGLDDETRRARLERAVATAGWRELRSDGASGVEMAIVAEEFGRGLVDVAFLGPALVDGLPGRSGEGRGWTLAVGGRAIDSRGSDHAVIVDGTRIRTAAVGAALPGTDLTRQTAALTVESETVAELAADDATRWHALAVTVTTADLLGAARGAQHLAVDYAKVREQYGATIGSYQAVAHLLAENQALIEGAISVLRHAAWAVDELDPAGALRAARVAKVYTARMARAVCEASIQVHGGIGNTWDCLAHVYLRRALVSTELFPARLKEIDLGLS; this comes from the coding sequence ATGGATGTCCGTCTGACCAGCGAACAGCGCCAATTGCGCGACGCCGCCGCCAAATTGGCCGACGACCTGGGCCCCGGCGCGGTCGCCGGCCTCGATGACGAGACCCGTCGGGCGCGGCTGGAGCGGGCGGTCGCGACGGCGGGCTGGCGCGAGCTGCGCAGCGACGGCGCGTCCGGGGTCGAGATGGCGATCGTGGCCGAGGAATTCGGCCGTGGGCTGGTCGACGTCGCCTTCCTCGGTCCTGCGCTGGTCGACGGGCTGCCGGGGCGGTCCGGCGAGGGGCGCGGCTGGACCCTCGCCGTCGGCGGTCGGGCGATCGACTCGCGGGGCAGCGATCATGCGGTGATCGTGGACGGCACCCGGATCCGGACCGCTGCCGTCGGTGCGGCGCTGCCCGGGACCGACCTGACCCGGCAGACGGCCGCGCTCACCGTCGAATCGGAGACCGTCGCCGAACTCGCGGCCGACGACGCCACTCGCTGGCATGCCCTGGCCGTCACCGTGACCACGGCCGACCTGCTCGGTGCCGCCCGCGGCGCGCAGCACCTCGCCGTCGACTACGCCAAGGTCCGCGAACAGTACGGCGCCACCATCGGCTCGTATCAGGCGGTGGCGCATCTGCTCGCCGAGAACCAGGCCCTGATCGAGGGCGCGATCAGCGTGCTGCGGCACGCGGCATGGGCGGTCGACGAATTGGACCCCGCCGGGGCGTTGCGGGCCGCGCGGGTCGCGAAGGTCTACACCGCGCGGATGGCCCGCGCGGTCTGCGAGGCGTCGATCCAGGTGCACGGCGGCATCGGCAACACCTGGGACTGCCTCGCGCACGTGTATCTGCGGCGGGCGCTGGTCTCGACCGAGCTGTTCCCCGCCCGTCTGAAGGAGATCGATCTTGGACTTTCGTGA
- a CDS encoding acyl-CoA dehydrogenase family protein, whose product MDFRDSPQEAEFRARLRAWLAETAGRFPTSGDEYWARQGEWHQALYAAGFFGSSWPKEFGGHELPPVYDVIVDEELAIAGAPPRPSLGYLVQGLGRHGSKELQRRFLPGMINGTERWCQGFSEPGAGSDLASLTTTATRDGDDYVVHGHKIWTSYSDVADWCLLLARTDPEAPRHKGISAFIIVMKQPGVEQRPLRMISGVTREFGQVRFDGARVPADRMVGAPGDGWKLAMTVVGHEREPATLGYAARYGKLVRQLAARLDGPPPDDLAWAAVQTEMLRLHVRRRLSEQLDGVVHGPDGSLDKLLMTWVDQSVGHAALAVTGTADPELLGSYFYSRAQSVMGGTSQIQKNIIAARILGLGV is encoded by the coding sequence TTGGACTTTCGTGATTCCCCGCAGGAGGCCGAGTTCCGGGCGCGGCTGCGCGCCTGGCTGGCCGAGACGGCGGGCCGGTTCCCCACCTCCGGTGACGAATACTGGGCGCGGCAGGGCGAATGGCATCAGGCGTTGTACGCGGCGGGCTTCTTCGGCTCGTCCTGGCCGAAAGAGTTCGGCGGGCACGAACTTCCGCCGGTGTACGACGTGATCGTGGACGAGGAACTGGCCATCGCCGGTGCCCCGCCGCGGCCCAGTCTCGGCTACCTGGTGCAGGGCCTGGGCCGGCACGGCAGCAAGGAACTGCAGCGACGGTTCCTGCCCGGCATGATCAACGGCACCGAGCGCTGGTGCCAGGGCTTCAGCGAACCCGGCGCGGGCTCGGACCTGGCGTCGCTGACGACCACGGCCACCCGCGACGGCGACGACTACGTGGTGCACGGCCACAAGATCTGGACCAGCTACTCCGACGTGGCGGACTGGTGCCTGCTGCTGGCCCGCACCGATCCGGAAGCGCCACGGCACAAAGGTATCTCGGCGTTCATCATCGTTATGAAGCAGCCCGGCGTCGAGCAGCGGCCGCTGCGCATGATCAGCGGCGTCACCCGTGAATTCGGGCAGGTGCGCTTCGACGGCGCGCGGGTGCCCGCCGATCGGATGGTCGGCGCGCCCGGTGACGGCTGGAAACTCGCCATGACCGTCGTCGGGCACGAGCGCGAGCCCGCCACCCTGGGCTACGCGGCCCGTTACGGAAAACTGGTGCGGCAGTTGGCCGCCCGGCTCGACGGCCCCCCGCCGGACGATCTGGCGTGGGCGGCCGTGCAGACCGAGATGTTGCGGCTGCACGTGCGCCGGCGGCTGTCCGAGCAACTGGACGGCGTGGTGCACGGCCCCGACGGCTCCCTGGACAAACTCCTCATGACCTGGGTGGACCAGTCGGTTGGCCACGCCGCCCTGGCGGTCACCGGCACCGCCGACCCGGAGCTGCTCGGCAGCTACTTCTACAGCCGCGCGCAGAGCGTCATGGGCGGCACCTCGCAGATCCAGAAGAACATCATCGCCGCCCGCATCCTGGGACTAGGAGTCTGA
- a CDS encoding enoyl-CoA hydratase/isomerase family protein — protein MYDLPDVVDVQSDGPIRIITLNRPDALNAVNDDLHTGLARLWPRLGDDREARVAVLTGAGRAFSAGGDFAYLAELSRDSQLRAKTIAHGRDIVLGMARCRVPVIAAVNGPAVGLGCSLVALSDIAYIAETAYLKDPHVQVGLVAADGGPLTWPLHTSLLLAKEYALTGAKIEAARAREMGLVNHVVADPLSEALACAKRILELPRQAVESTKRLLNLHLERAVLATLDFATTAEDLSFQTEDFRAVIGKLTAGKE, from the coding sequence ATGTACGACCTGCCGGACGTCGTCGACGTCCAGTCCGACGGCCCGATCCGGATCATCACCCTGAATCGGCCGGACGCGCTCAACGCCGTGAACGACGACCTGCACACCGGCCTGGCGCGGCTGTGGCCGCGGCTCGGCGACGACCGCGAGGCCCGCGTCGCGGTGCTCACCGGAGCGGGCAGGGCATTCTCCGCCGGGGGCGATTTCGCGTATCTGGCCGAGCTGAGCCGGGATTCGCAGCTGCGGGCGAAGACGATCGCGCACGGCCGCGACATCGTGCTCGGCATGGCGCGGTGCCGGGTGCCGGTGATAGCGGCGGTGAACGGACCGGCCGTCGGGCTGGGCTGCAGCCTGGTCGCGCTGAGCGACATCGCCTACATCGCCGAGACGGCGTATCTGAAGGACCCGCATGTTCAGGTGGGCCTGGTCGCCGCCGACGGTGGCCCACTGACCTGGCCGCTGCACACCAGCCTGCTGCTGGCCAAGGAGTACGCGCTCACCGGCGCGAAGATCGAGGCCGCGCGGGCGCGGGAGATGGGCCTGGTGAACCATGTGGTCGCCGACCCGCTGTCCGAAGCGCTGGCGTGTGCGAAACGCATCCTCGAGCTGCCTCGGCAAGCGGTGGAGAGCACCAAGCGGCTGCTGAATCTGCACCTGGAACGGGCGGTGCTGGCGACCTTGGACTTCGCCACGACCGCTGAGGACCTGTCGTTCCAGACCGAGGACTTCCGGGCGGTGATCGGCAAGCTGACCGCGGGTAAGGAGTAA
- a CDS encoding SDR family NAD(P)-dependent oxidoreductase — protein sequence MQISGSSALVVGGTGGLGEATVRRLHAAGAKVVVADVADEKGRQLETELGIRYVHTDATDEDSVLAAVAEAESLGPLRISVDTHGGPATGGRLVGKDGSPLPLEGFRTTIEFYLTAVFNVLRLTAAAIAKTEPLAEGARGVIVNTASIAAFEGQTGQIPYSAAKGGVVGMTLVAARDLSPLGIRVVTIAPGTVNTPAYGQAADKLEAYWAPQVPFPKRMGRSKEYAELATSIIENDYLNGEVIRLDGALRFPPK from the coding sequence ATGCAGATAAGTGGAAGCTCCGCCCTCGTAGTCGGCGGCACCGGTGGCCTGGGCGAGGCCACGGTGCGACGCCTGCACGCCGCCGGGGCGAAGGTGGTGGTCGCCGACGTCGCCGACGAGAAGGGCCGACAGCTGGAGACCGAGCTGGGTATCCGCTACGTGCACACCGACGCCACCGACGAGGATTCGGTGCTCGCCGCCGTCGCGGAGGCGGAATCCCTCGGCCCGCTGCGCATCTCGGTCGACACGCACGGCGGCCCGGCGACGGGCGGCAGGCTGGTCGGCAAGGACGGCTCGCCGCTGCCGCTCGAGGGTTTCCGCACCACGATCGAGTTCTATCTGACCGCGGTGTTCAACGTGCTGCGCCTGACGGCCGCCGCGATCGCCAAGACCGAGCCGCTGGCGGAGGGCGCCCGCGGGGTGATCGTGAACACCGCCTCCATCGCCGCGTTCGAGGGCCAGACCGGCCAGATCCCCTATTCGGCGGCCAAGGGCGGCGTGGTCGGCATGACCCTGGTCGCGGCCCGCGACCTGTCGCCGCTGGGCATCCGGGTGGTGACGATCGCGCCCGGCACAGTGAACACCCCCGCCTACGGCCAGGCGGCCGACAAACTCGAGGCCTACTGGGCCCCGCAGGTGCCCTTCCCCAAGCGCATGGGCCGCTCGAAGGAGTACGCCGAGCTGGCCACCTCGATCATCGAGAACGACTACCTCAACGGCGAGGTCATCCGGCTCGACGGCGCACTCCGCTTCCCCCCCAAGTAA
- a CDS encoding thiolase family protein produces MPEAVIVSALRTPIGTARKGTLRDTNAFDLAHHVVSAAAEGLDATRIDDVVVGEGRYGGGVVARHAAVTAGLTGVPGLALNRHCAAGMSAVQTAAAGIRAGMDELVIAGGVNSDSTAPRARFQVGPDEWIDPWVSPSHPDRPDAPAMDMSITVGWNAAVRAGLTRAELDAWALRSHRNAVAAIDEGRFKEEIVPIETPHGLFDTDEHPRRDTSLEKLAGLKVLHPEIEGFSITAGNACGANDGAAALAVASDRLGLPALAYIRSWASVGVDPAETGLAPIEAITRAVSRAGISLSSVRVIEINEAFASVPIAAIRALDLNPDIVNVSGSGCSLGHPVAATGARMIVTLVHELRRRGGGFGIAAMCAGGGMGSATVIEVPAA; encoded by the coding sequence ATGCCTGAAGCCGTCATCGTCTCCGCGCTGCGCACGCCCATCGGTACCGCCCGGAAGGGGACCCTGCGCGACACCAACGCCTTCGATCTGGCCCACCATGTGGTGAGCGCGGCCGCCGAGGGCCTGGACGCCACGCGCATCGATGACGTCGTCGTGGGGGAGGGCAGGTACGGCGGCGGCGTGGTCGCCCGGCACGCCGCCGTCACCGCCGGGCTGACCGGGGTGCCGGGCCTGGCGCTGAATCGACACTGCGCGGCGGGTATGTCCGCGGTGCAGACCGCCGCGGCCGGAATCCGGGCGGGGATGGACGAACTCGTCATCGCGGGCGGGGTCAATTCCGATTCCACCGCACCGCGTGCCAGGTTCCAGGTCGGGCCGGACGAGTGGATCGACCCGTGGGTGTCGCCGAGTCACCCCGACCGCCCGGACGCCCCCGCCATGGACATGTCCATCACCGTGGGCTGGAACGCGGCGGTGCGCGCGGGTCTCACGCGCGCGGAACTCGACGCGTGGGCGCTGCGCTCGCACCGCAACGCCGTCGCGGCCATCGACGAGGGACGCTTCAAGGAGGAAATCGTGCCGATCGAGACGCCGCACGGCCTGTTCGACACCGACGAGCATCCCCGCCGCGACACCTCGCTGGAGAAACTGGCCGGGCTGAAGGTCCTGCACCCGGAGATCGAGGGCTTCTCCATCACCGCGGGCAATGCCTGTGGCGCCAACGACGGCGCCGCCGCGCTGGCCGTCGCCAGCGACCGGCTCGGGCTGCCCGCGCTGGCCTACATCCGATCGTGGGCGTCGGTGGGCGTCGATCCGGCCGAGACCGGCCTGGCCCCGATCGAGGCGATCACGCGGGCCGTGTCCCGGGCCGGTATCTCGCTGTCGTCGGTGCGGGTGATCGAGATCAACGAGGCTTTCGCATCGGTGCCGATCGCGGCCATCCGCGCACTCGACCTGAATCCGGACATCGTGAACGTGAGCGGCAGCGGCTGCTCGCTGGGGCACCCGGTGGCCGCCACCGGAGCACGGATGATCGTCACCCTCGTGCACGAATTGCGCCGCCGCGGTGGCGGTTTCGGCATCGCCGCGATGTGCGCGGGCGGCGGGATGGGTTCGGCGACGGTCATCGAGGTGCCCGCTGCGTGA
- the meaB gene encoding methylmalonyl Co-A mutase-associated GTPase MeaB, with amino-acid sequence MAGASAAELLAQARSGSARAVGRLLSLVEGQRRGEVQAALDPVPVRVVGVTGPPGAGKSTTIAALAGVYRERGLRVAVLAVDPSSPYSGGALLGDRIRMARHIDDPDVLIRSLATRGHLGGLSAAVPAAIQLLGALGYDIVLLETVGVGQSEIEIAALADPTLVILNPGAGDAVQAAKAGLLEVADLLVVNKADREGAEQTVRDLRAESDAPILTLVAARGERITELAEAIEAHHRADTPQRRTARARAQILSLAQTHLRAHPDLDRLAAAVASGECDAYQAARTLLPAERRP; translated from the coding sequence GTGGCGGGTGCGTCCGCGGCGGAGTTGCTCGCGCAGGCGCGCTCGGGGTCGGCGCGGGCGGTGGGGCGGCTGCTCAGTCTGGTGGAGGGCCAGCGGCGCGGGGAGGTGCAGGCGGCGTTGGACCCGGTACCGGTGCGGGTGGTCGGGGTGACCGGGCCGCCGGGCGCGGGGAAGTCGACGACCATCGCGGCGCTGGCGGGGGTCTATCGGGAGCGGGGTTTGCGAGTCGCGGTGCTCGCGGTGGATCCGTCCTCGCCCTATAGCGGCGGGGCGCTGCTGGGGGACCGGATTCGGATGGCCCGGCACATCGATGACCCCGACGTGCTGATCCGATCGCTGGCGACCCGCGGCCATCTCGGCGGGCTGTCCGCCGCCGTGCCTGCCGCGATCCAACTGCTCGGTGCCCTCGGCTACGACATCGTGCTGCTGGAGACGGTGGGCGTCGGGCAGTCGGAGATCGAGATCGCCGCCCTCGCCGACCCGACCCTGGTGATCCTGAATCCCGGTGCGGGAGACGCGGTGCAGGCCGCCAAGGCCGGACTGCTGGAAGTCGCCGACCTACTGGTGGTGAACAAGGCCGACCGGGAGGGCGCCGAGCAGACCGTCCGCGACCTGCGCGCCGAATCCGATGCCCCGATCCTCACCCTGGTCGCCGCACGCGGCGAACGCATCACCGAGCTGGCCGAAGCCATCGAGGCCCACCACCGCGCCGACACCCCGCAACGCCGCACGGCCCGCGCCCGCGCCCAGATCCTCTCCCTCGCCCAAACCCACCTCCGCGCCCACCCCGACCTCGACCGCCTCGCCGCCGCCGTGGCCTCCGGCGAGTGCGACGCCTACCAGGCCGCCCGAACCCTCCTGCCAGCGGAGCGAAGGCCCTGA
- a CDS encoding acyl-CoA thioesterase, whose translation MPDLWSDLVSSLDLSAASFTEDAVFEGRNLNLAYHRVFGGQLLAQFARAATAGVTDKSIKSLHAIFVREGSADEPIHYRVHRHHAGRSFATVSVVAEQSKGVVATASVSLHAPEQGPDRQTVPAVPALLSAEHKVQWDLLPWETRTAIDLEDFGSAPAEFEFWMRTPAVDAALAPALAAYATDLTLIGTALLPQEGFTQSGNGTAFLSAVTSHTLWFHRAFRTDDWLLFRQHSPLLAHARAYGRGDILTEDGTLVASYAQEAMVRLPER comes from the coding sequence ATGCCCGATTTGTGGAGTGATCTCGTCAGCAGCCTCGACCTGAGCGCGGCATCGTTCACCGAGGACGCCGTATTCGAGGGCCGCAACCTGAACCTGGCCTACCACCGCGTGTTCGGCGGCCAGCTGCTCGCCCAGTTCGCGCGGGCGGCCACCGCGGGCGTCACGGACAAGTCGATCAAGTCGCTGCACGCGATCTTCGTGCGCGAGGGCAGCGCCGACGAACCGATCCACTACCGCGTGCACCGCCACCACGCCGGGCGTTCCTTCGCAACCGTGTCGGTGGTCGCCGAACAGTCCAAGGGTGTGGTGGCGACCGCCTCGGTCTCGCTGCACGCTCCGGAGCAGGGCCCGGACCGGCAGACCGTGCCCGCGGTCCCCGCGCTGCTGTCGGCCGAACACAAGGTGCAGTGGGATCTGCTGCCGTGGGAGACCCGAACCGCCATCGACCTCGAGGACTTCGGTTCCGCCCCAGCGGAATTCGAGTTCTGGATGCGCACCCCCGCGGTCGACGCCGCGCTCGCGCCCGCGCTCGCCGCCTACGCCACCGACCTCACGCTGATCGGCACCGCCCTGCTACCGCAGGAAGGATTCACCCAGAGCGGCAACGGCACGGCCTTCCTCTCCGCCGTCACCTCCCACACCCTCTGGTTCCACCGCGCCTTCCGCACCGACGACTGGCTGCTGTTCCGCCAGCACAGCCCGCTGCTCGCCCACGCCCGCGCCTACGGCCGCGGCGACATCCTCACCGAAGACGGCACTCTCGTCGCCTCCTACGCCCAGGAGGCCATGGTCCGCCTGCCCGAACGGTGA
- a CDS encoding TetR/AcrR family transcriptional regulator: MTTPSEKPAWKQRAVERSLRTAKLRAEQRVQRFLDAAQAIITEKGTTDFTVQEVVDRSRQSLRSFYMQFDGKHELLLALFEDALGRTADQLRATADGQTDPLEKLRVAVELLFELCRPDPAARRPLFTDFAPQLLISHPGHVKVAHVPMLSLFTELMDQAKAAGRLRADVNSRRTSAMLMQTVMFIAQSAGSSAGETQHPITAAEAWDFCAHGFASR, translated from the coding sequence GTGACCACGCCGAGCGAGAAGCCCGCCTGGAAGCAGCGCGCCGTGGAGCGCTCGCTGCGCACCGCCAAGCTGCGCGCCGAGCAGCGCGTGCAGCGGTTCCTCGACGCCGCCCAGGCCATCATCACCGAGAAGGGCACCACCGACTTCACCGTGCAGGAGGTGGTGGATCGCTCGCGGCAGTCACTGCGCAGCTTCTACATGCAGTTCGACGGCAAACACGAACTGCTGCTCGCGCTGTTCGAGGATGCCCTCGGCCGCACCGCCGACCAGCTGCGCGCCACCGCCGACGGCCAGACCGATCCCCTCGAGAAGCTGCGGGTGGCCGTGGAGCTGCTCTTCGAACTGTGCCGCCCCGACCCCGCAGCCCGGCGGCCGTTGTTCACCGATTTCGCACCACAGCTGCTGATCTCCCATCCCGGGCACGTCAAGGTCGCGCACGTGCCGATGCTGTCGCTGTTCACCGAGCTGATGGACCAGGCGAAGGCCGCCGGCCGCCTGCGCGCGGACGTCAACTCCCGCCGGACGTCGGCCATGCTGATGCAGACGGTGATGTTCATCGCGCAGTCCGCCGGTTCCTCCGCCGGGGAGACCCAGCACCCCATCACCGCCGCCGAGGCATGGGACTTCTGCGCGCACGGCTTCGCGAGTCGCTGA